One Flavobacterium sp. 90 DNA segment encodes these proteins:
- a CDS encoding beta-L-arabinofuranosidase domain-containing protein yields MKKYQLFICVMLSFWASCTTSLRAQNGDQILDGIGETGLIARYVFDGDAKDWSRNNLHGKIQDTKAKFVNDELFGTVLSLPADSKAFVSIPGDGLIGEESLSISGWIFLRSAQKNQRFFDFGKNTNSHWFFAPTGTQNEDGIQTEVSTEAGAKYKTKGAVLETGKWNHVAVVINIPSKTISTFVNGLLVNETKNVELDLAKLFDYNSAEKNKLYIGKSLGDENIYLNAKLHDFRIYRVPLTDKQITRIYNNALKEGQEEESGEEQTTDLPKFPVGTPQLYNQFLASVADVKVETVVGSLPRLPSYIKGVYKNGIQGPEVRVIWPSPKDNNQVLKSGQYTVTGTVSGTDLKPKAIVTVKDAKEAATPERKLEAFKLEQVVLNSDADGHETKFVENRDKFLSTLATTDPDSFLYMFRNAFGQQQPKEAEPLGVWDTQETKLRGHATGHYLTAIAQAYASTGYDKALQANFANKMEYMVNTLYQLSQLSGKPKTAGGKFVSDPTAVPFGPGKTAYDSDLSTEGIRTDYENWGTGFISAYPPDQFIMLENGAMYGGQKTQIWAPYYTLHKILAGLMDVYEVSGNEKALETAKGMGNWVYARMKKLPTETLISMWNRYIAGEFGGMNEAMARLYRITKDPHYLEVAQLFDNIKVFYGDANHAHGLAKNVDTFRGLHANQHIPQIMGALEMYRDSNTPDYYRVADNFWYKTVNDYMYTIGGVAGARNPANAECFISQPATIYENGFSSGGQNETCATYNMLKLTGDLFLYEQRGELMDYYERGLYNHILSSVAENSPANTYHVPLRPGSVKQFGNAHMTGFTCCNGTAIESNTKFQNSIYFKSADNNALYVNLYVPSTLNWTEKNITVEQTTDFPNEDFTKLKIKGNGKFDLKVRVPHWATKGFFVKINGKEEKVKATPGSYLSLNKKWKDGDIVELRMPFQFHLEPVMDQQNIASLFYGPILLAAQETEPRKDWRKVTFDANDISKAIQGNPKKLEFTIDGVSYKPFYETYGRHSVYLDVTLK; encoded by the coding sequence ATGAAAAAATATCAATTATTTATTTGTGTAATGTTAAGTTTTTGGGCTTCGTGTACCACAAGTTTACGCGCACAAAACGGCGACCAGATTTTAGACGGAATTGGAGAAACGGGATTAATTGCACGTTATGTTTTTGATGGCGATGCAAAAGATTGGTCGCGAAATAATTTACACGGAAAAATTCAGGATACAAAAGCTAAGTTTGTAAATGACGAACTTTTTGGTACTGTACTTTCTTTGCCTGCAGATAGTAAAGCATTTGTTTCAATTCCCGGAGACGGATTAATTGGCGAAGAATCTTTGAGTATTTCAGGATGGATTTTCTTAAGATCGGCACAAAAGAATCAGCGCTTTTTTGATTTCGGAAAAAACACAAATTCACATTGGTTTTTTGCACCAACAGGAACTCAAAATGAAGATGGAATTCAAACTGAAGTAAGTACAGAAGCAGGAGCAAAATATAAAACAAAAGGTGCAGTTTTAGAAACCGGAAAATGGAATCATGTAGCCGTTGTAATTAATATTCCATCAAAAACAATCAGCACTTTTGTGAATGGTTTGTTGGTAAATGAAACTAAGAATGTAGAATTGGATTTAGCGAAATTATTCGATTATAATTCGGCAGAAAAAAATAAGCTTTATATTGGAAAATCGCTTGGTGATGAAAACATTTATCTGAATGCAAAACTTCATGATTTCAGAATTTACAGAGTTCCTTTGACAGACAAACAAATCACGAGAATTTATAATAATGCCTTAAAAGAAGGACAGGAAGAAGAATCGGGAGAAGAACAAACTACAGATTTACCAAAATTTCCTGTTGGAACGCCACAACTTTACAATCAATTTTTAGCAAGTGTTGCAGACGTAAAAGTTGAAACCGTTGTAGGATCGCTTCCAAGATTACCAAGTTACATTAAAGGAGTTTACAAAAATGGAATTCAAGGTCCGGAAGTTCGCGTAATTTGGCCTTCGCCGAAAGATAATAATCAAGTACTTAAAAGTGGACAATATACTGTAACCGGAACAGTTTCGGGAACAGATTTAAAACCAAAAGCAATTGTAACCGTAAAAGATGCAAAAGAAGCTGCAACTCCAGAACGCAAACTGGAAGCTTTTAAATTAGAGCAAGTTGTATTGAATTCTGATGCTGACGGACACGAGACAAAATTTGTTGAAAATCGTGATAAATTTTTATCCACATTGGCAACAACAGATCCAGATTCGTTCTTATATATGTTTCGTAATGCTTTTGGGCAACAACAACCAAAAGAAGCTGAACCACTTGGCGTTTGGGATACACAAGAAACAAAATTACGCGGTCACGCAACAGGACATTATTTAACTGCAATTGCTCAGGCATATGCAAGCACAGGTTATGACAAAGCACTTCAGGCAAATTTTGCCAATAAAATGGAGTATATGGTAAATACACTGTACCAGTTATCTCAGCTTTCGGGCAAACCAAAAACAGCAGGAGGAAAATTTGTGTCAGATCCAACTGCTGTTCCCTTTGGTCCGGGCAAAACTGCCTACGATTCTGATTTAAGTACGGAAGGAATCCGTACTGATTATGAAAATTGGGGAACTGGATTTATCAGCGCTTATCCGCCGGATCAATTTATTATGTTGGAAAACGGTGCAATGTACGGCGGACAAAAAACGCAAATTTGGGCGCCTTATTATACTTTACATAAAATCCTTGCCGGATTAATGGACGTCTACGAAGTTAGCGGAAATGAAAAAGCATTAGAAACCGCAAAAGGAATGGGAAATTGGGTTTATGCCCGCATGAAAAAGCTTCCAACAGAAACGCTTATCAGTATGTGGAACCGATATATTGCTGGAGAATTTGGCGGAATGAACGAAGCAATGGCAAGATTATACCGAATCACAAAAGATCCTCATTATCTTGAAGTTGCACAGTTATTTGACAATATCAAAGTGTTTTATGGCGATGCAAATCACGCCCACGGATTAGCCAAAAATGTGGACACTTTTAGAGGTTTACACGCCAATCAGCATATTCCGCAAATTATGGGAGCGCTTGAAATGTACCGCGATTCAAACACACCGGATTATTACCGCGTAGCCGATAATTTTTGGTACAAAACAGTAAACGATTATATGTACACAATTGGCGGAGTTGCGGGAGCAAGAAATCCTGCAAATGCCGAATGTTTTATCAGTCAGCCGGCAACGATTTACGAAAATGGTTTCTCGTCTGGCGGACAAAATGAAACTTGTGCAACCTATAATATGCTTAAACTAACGGGAGATTTATTTCTATATGAGCAACGTGGCGAATTAATGGATTATTACGAACGTGGTCTTTACAATCACATTCTTTCATCAGTAGCCGAAAATAGTCCGGCAAATACGTATCATGTTCCTTTAAGACCAGGTTCTGTAAAACAATTTGGAAATGCTCACATGACAGGTTTTACGTGCTGTAACGGAACTGCAATTGAAAGCAATACGAAATTTCAAAATTCAATTTATTTTAAAAGTGCTGATAATAATGCGCTTTATGTAAATCTGTACGTGCCTTCGACTTTAAATTGGACAGAAAAAAATATAACTGTAGAACAAACAACAGATTTTCCTAATGAAGATTTTACGAAGTTAAAGATTAAAGGCAACGGCAAATTTGATCTGAAAGTTCGTGTGCCACATTGGGCAACCAAAGGATTTTTTGTAAAAATAAATGGAAAAGAAGAAAAAGTAAAAGCAACACCGGGAAGTTATCTTTCATTGAATAAAAAATGGAAAGATGGCGATATAGTGGAATTGCGTATGCCATTTCAATTTCACTTGGAACCGGTTATGGATCAGCAAAATATTGCGAGTTTATTTTACGGACCAATTTTATTGGCTGCACAAGAAACAGAACCTAGAAAAGATTGGCGCAAAGTTACTTTTGATGCAAATGATATTAGCAAAGCAATACAAGGAAATCCTAAAAAGTTAGAGTTTACGATAGACGGAGTTTCATACAAACCGTTTTACGAAACCTACGGACGCCATTCGGTTTATCTGGATGTTACACTGAAATAA
- a CDS encoding DUF885 family protein, which yields MKKLILSLILFLFTVTSSFSSELIDVVNTFQADKTALQNFYPNRESEEYYVRFSKFYSDWEKTVKNIDFKSLSKDGKVDYLLLKNLINKENYFLQIEYKGYKEVASVLDFSDEINVFIKERRRGKHPVSNQLAKAFDVAANNIDKKTETLKAKPFKDWFAADKAAKSVAYFNQSLKEAYEFYYSYDPDFTWWMEKPYKKLSEKLKAYEDFLKTNYSQTSIKDDGSGIIGKPIGREAVIKSLSYEYIPYSPEELIAAAQSQFEWCKKEMIKASTELGYGNDWKKALEHVKDTYVPAGEQPQAITSLYNQSIKFIEDKDLITLPDLTKETWQMIMMTPERQKVNPFFTGGWEISISYPTQDMDQKDKLMSMRGNNPNFSFATVQHELLPGHNLQFFMNSRYKSYRQPFDTPFWMEGWALYWEIILWNKQFPQTPEQKLGMLFWRIHRCARIIFSLKYHLGELTPQQCIDLLVNEVGHEKANAEAEVRRSFASGDAPLYQVAYMTGGLQFYALRNELLAKGWTEKQFHDRVLKENIMPVEMLRILLEDLPVSEDYKTNWKFSTDFK from the coding sequence ATGAAAAAATTAATTCTAAGCCTTATTTTATTTTTATTTACGGTAACATCTTCATTTTCCAGTGAACTTATAGATGTCGTAAATACTTTTCAGGCAGACAAAACCGCTTTGCAAAATTTTTATCCCAATAGAGAATCGGAGGAATATTATGTGCGTTTCTCTAAGTTTTATTCTGATTGGGAGAAAACAGTAAAAAATATCGATTTTAAAAGTTTATCCAAAGACGGAAAAGTGGATTATTTATTATTGAAAAATCTAATCAATAAAGAAAATTATTTTTTACAAATAGAATACAAAGGCTATAAAGAAGTGGCTTCGGTTTTGGATTTCTCCGATGAAATAAATGTTTTTATCAAAGAAAGAAGAAGAGGAAAACATCCGGTTTCTAATCAATTGGCGAAAGCTTTTGATGTTGCAGCAAATAATATTGATAAAAAAACAGAGACTTTAAAAGCCAAACCTTTTAAAGATTGGTTTGCCGCCGATAAAGCAGCAAAATCTGTAGCTTATTTTAACCAATCGCTTAAAGAGGCTTATGAGTTTTATTACAGTTATGATCCAGATTTTACATGGTGGATGGAAAAACCGTATAAAAAGTTATCAGAGAAATTGAAAGCTTACGAAGATTTTTTAAAAACAAATTATTCTCAAACCAGCATAAAAGATGACGGAAGCGGTATTATTGGAAAACCAATTGGAAGAGAAGCAGTAATCAAAAGTTTGTCTTACGAATATATTCCGTATTCTCCAGAAGAACTTATTGCTGCTGCTCAAAGTCAATTTGAATGGTGTAAAAAAGAAATGATAAAAGCCTCAACCGAATTAGGTTATGGAAATGATTGGAAAAAAGCATTAGAACACGTTAAAGACACTTATGTTCCCGCAGGCGAACAACCGCAAGCGATTACGAGCCTTTACAATCAATCGATTAAATTTATTGAAGACAAAGATTTAATTACGTTGCCGGATTTGACAAAAGAAACCTGGCAGATGATTATGATGACGCCGGAACGTCAAAAAGTAAATCCGTTTTTTACAGGAGGCTGGGAAATCAGTATTTCATATCCAACTCAGGATATGGATCAGAAAGACAAATTGATGAGCATGCGCGGAAACAATCCTAATTTTTCTTTTGCAACGGTTCAACACGAATTACTTCCGGGACATAATTTGCAGTTCTTTATGAACAGCCGTTATAAGTCGTATCGTCAGCCTTTTGATACTCCGTTTTGGATGGAAGGTTGGGCTTTGTATTGGGAAATTATTCTTTGGAACAAACAATTTCCGCAAACACCGGAGCAAAAATTAGGAATGTTATTCTGGAGAATTCACCGTTGTGCCCGAATCATTTTCTCCTTAAAATATCATTTAGGAGAATTGACACCACAACAATGTATTGACTTATTAGTAAACGAAGTTGGACACGAAAAAGCCAATGCAGAAGCCGAAGTCAGACGTTCTTTTGCCAGCGGAGACGCACCATTATATCAAGTCGCTTATATGACTGGAGGTTTACAATTTTATGCTTTAAGAAATGAATTGTTAGCAAAAGGATGGACAGAAAAGCAGTTTCACGATCGCGTTTTGAAAGAGAATATAATGCCGGTTGAAATGCTTCGGATTTTATTGGAAGATTTACCGGTTTCAGAAGATTATAAAACGAATTGGAAGTTTTCGACTGATTTCAAATAA
- a CDS encoding DUF5695 domain-containing protein yields MKKIQLLALVFCCTIGSTNVQAQEYWDRIKAKKSTLEVDKGFTVLNTKSFELKILKSSQTVAALSPLSDKTFDFTPGERLSIRDKDGLYQLGDINLRVKAADGTWKSYSTAEKRASVTPLNVSGNILAAADLSNTLPTDIPVTIKRYYEEKDGNLVLRFEITNKSNTTQEIGALGVPMVFNNILEGKTLDETHVHNVFFDPYIGKDAGYLEVKRLSGHGPALLVLPEANMPFEAYRPLLDDETPRSIVFEGFHEWMPFSKAYAENEWKSADQWNTPTSLVLKAGETKSFSLKFVLVDQIENIQNSLVQNDRPVAVGVPGYVLPQDVDGQLFLKYSKAVKSFKVEPEGALVIEQKSKNKNGYFQYAVHGKKWGRARLTVVYEDGLQQTINYKVIKSETNVVADFGNFLTTAQWFDEKNDPFHRNPSVISYDYETKKQVTQDSRVWISGLSDEGGAGGWLGAVMKQLIEPKKEEVEKLQQFVDKTLWGSIQYNTADTLKYGVKKSVFYYEPTLMPEETYSKDVNYKTWAAWDKKGADDPGRSYNYPHVAAAYWTMYRLARYHDGLVTNHAWDWYLKNAYETSIAMTRLAPYYAQFGQMEGTVFLLILKDLKTEGYTEMATILEAKMKERADHWRTLNYPFGSEMPWDSTGQEEVYMWSDYFGYTDKAKITLDAILAYMPTMPHWAYNGNARRYWDFLYGGKLSRVERQIHHYGSALNAIPVLEQFRKTPEDFHLLKVGYGGLLGGISNITEDGFGAAAFHSYPETLRIDYLSGDYGSGFFGYAVNTATFITNEKDYGWVAFGGNVKEKGDEIVVDITTAAKSKVFIAPKKIWLTLDAGTFNKVAYNTKTGAITITLDPKTTYTPNAYLRVDQDVKLSYEKVRGAYKIALKNKPVEIKL; encoded by the coding sequence ATGAAGAAAATACAACTTTTGGCTTTAGTATTTTGTTGCACAATAGGTTCGACTAATGTGCAGGCACAAGAATATTGGGATCGAATTAAAGCGAAAAAATCAACGCTTGAAGTCGACAAAGGATTTACTGTTTTGAATACAAAATCGTTTGAATTGAAAATATTAAAATCTTCTCAAACGGTAGCAGCATTATCGCCACTTTCAGATAAAACTTTTGATTTTACGCCTGGAGAAAGACTTTCTATTCGTGATAAAGACGGACTTTATCAATTGGGAGATATCAATCTTCGGGTAAAAGCTGCGGATGGAACCTGGAAAAGTTATTCTACAGCAGAAAAAAGAGCTTCTGTAACTCCGTTAAATGTTTCGGGGAATATTTTGGCTGCAGCCGATCTTTCGAACACATTACCAACTGATATTCCGGTAACGATAAAACGTTATTACGAAGAAAAAGACGGGAATTTAGTTTTACGTTTTGAGATTACAAACAAATCAAATACGACTCAGGAAATTGGAGCTTTAGGCGTTCCGATGGTTTTTAATAACATTCTGGAAGGAAAAACATTAGACGAAACACACGTTCACAATGTATTTTTTGATCCATATATTGGTAAAGATGCGGGTTATCTTGAAGTAAAAAGATTAAGCGGTCATGGTCCGGCATTGTTGGTGCTTCCGGAAGCAAATATGCCTTTTGAAGCGTATCGTCCGTTATTGGATGATGAAACGCCAAGAAGTATTGTTTTTGAAGGTTTTCATGAATGGATGCCTTTTAGTAAAGCTTACGCCGAAAATGAATGGAAATCAGCTGATCAATGGAATACGCCAACTTCATTAGTACTTAAGGCGGGAGAAACTAAAAGTTTTTCTTTGAAATTTGTATTAGTAGATCAAATTGAAAATATTCAAAATTCTTTAGTTCAAAACGATCGTCCGGTTGCAGTTGGAGTTCCGGGTTATGTTTTGCCTCAGGATGTTGACGGACAACTTTTTCTAAAATATAGTAAAGCAGTAAAATCTTTTAAAGTTGAACCTGAAGGCGCTTTAGTTATAGAACAAAAATCAAAAAATAAAAATGGTTATTTTCAATATGCTGTTCACGGAAAAAAATGGGGAAGAGCAAGATTAACCGTTGTATATGAAGACGGATTACAACAAACAATCAATTATAAAGTAATAAAATCAGAAACAAATGTTGTAGCTGACTTTGGAAATTTCCTGACAACAGCTCAATGGTTTGACGAAAAAAACGATCCGTTTCATAGAAATCCTTCGGTAATCTCTTATGATTATGAAACTAAAAAACAAGTAACTCAGGACAGTCGTGTCTGGATTTCAGGTTTAAGTGACGAAGGTGGAGCAGGAGGCTGGCTTGGTGCAGTAATGAAACAATTAATTGAACCAAAAAAAGAAGAAGTAGAAAAATTACAGCAGTTTGTTGATAAAACTTTATGGGGAAGTATTCAGTATAATACAGCTGATACGCTTAAATACGGAGTTAAAAAGAGTGTTTTTTATTATGAGCCAACTTTAATGCCGGAAGAAACTTACAGCAAAGATGTTAATTATAAAACATGGGCTGCATGGGACAAAAAAGGCGCTGATGATCCGGGAAGATCTTATAATTATCCGCACGTTGCCGCTGCTTATTGGACAATGTATCGTTTGGCGAGATATCATGACGGCTTGGTTACAAATCATGCGTGGGATTGGTATTTGAAAAATGCTTATGAAACAAGTATTGCAATGACAAGATTAGCGCCGTATTATGCGCAGTTTGGACAAATGGAAGGAACGGTGTTTTTATTGATTTTGAAAGATTTAAAAACCGAAGGTTACACAGAAATGGCTACTATCCTGGAAGCTAAAATGAAAGAAAGAGCGGATCACTGGAGAACTTTAAATTATCCTTTTGGAAGTGAAATGCCTTGGGATTCTACAGGTCAGGAAGAAGTTTATATGTGGTCAGATTATTTTGGATACACAGATAAAGCAAAGATTACATTAGACGCAATTTTGGCTTATATGCCTACAATGCCACACTGGGCTTATAACGGAAATGCGCGCAGATATTGGGACTTTTTATACGGAGGAAAATTATCAAGAGTAGAACGTCAGATTCATCATTATGGTTCGGCTTTGAATGCGATTCCGGTTTTGGAACAATTCAGAAAAACACCTGAAGATTTCCATTTATTAAAAGTTGGTTACGGAGGATTATTAGGCGGAATTTCGAATATTACCGAAGATGGTTTTGGAGCTGCGGCTTTTCACTCTTATCCTGAAACTTTAAGAATTGATTATTTATCAGGAGATTACGGTTCTGGTTTCTTTGGTTATGCGGTTAATACAGCCACTTTTATTACCAATGAAAAAGATTATGGATGGGTTGCTTTTGGAGGAAATGTAAAAGAAAAAGGAGATGAAATTGTAGTTGATATTACAACAGCTGCAAAATCTAAAGTATTCATCGCTCCTAAAAAAATATGGTTAACATTAGACGCAGGTACTTTTAACAAAGTAGCTTATAATACTAAAACTGGTGCGATTACTATTACTTTAGATCCAAAAACTACTTACACGCCAAATGCTTATTTGAGAGTAGATCAGGATGTTAAATTATCATATGAAAAAGTAAGAGGCGCTTATAAAATAGCTTTGAAAAACAAACCAGTTGAAATTAAACTATAA